The Vicia villosa cultivar HV-30 ecotype Madison, WI linkage group LG1, Vvil1.0, whole genome shotgun sequence genome includes a region encoding these proteins:
- the LOC131655849 gene encoding uncharacterized protein LOC131655849 has product MTSDAAVSSIKVMNQDLVKLDRFDGTNYTRWQDKMTFLLTSLKVHYVLDPDLTPIPEPTENDSEEVKKERMKRKKDELLCRGHVLNTPSDRLYDLYTDNPSTTEIWKALEFKFKAGEEGTKKFLISKYFDFKFIDSKPILPQVHELQVLVNKIKAVKIDIHETFQVGAIIAKLPPSWKGYIKKLLHSSEDFYLEKIQKHH; this is encoded by the coding sequence ATGACTTCCGACGCTGCAGTTTCAAGCATCAAAGTTATGAACCAGGATCTTGTCAAATTGGATCGTTTTGATGGAACTAACTACACCAGATGGCAAGACAAGATGACATTCCTACTGACTTCCTTGAAGGTTCATTATGTCTTGGATCCCGACTTAACACCAATTCCTGAACCAACcgaaaatgattctgaagaagtcaAGAAGGAACGCATGAAACGTAAGAAGGACGAACTGCTATGTCGTGGACATGTTTTGAACACACCATCTGATCGTCTCTATGACCTCTATACGGATAATCCGTCAACAACAGAAATTTGGAAAGCACTCGAATTCAAATTCAAGGCTGGAGAGGAAGGTACGAAGAAGTTCttaatttctaaatattttgattttaaattcatAGACTCTAAGCCCATTCTTCCCCAAGTGCATGAATTGCAAGTTcttgtgaataaaataaaagcagtAAAAATAGACATTCATGAGACCTTTCAAGTTGGTGCAATCATTGCAAAATTACCACCTTCTTGGAAAGGTTACATAAAGAAATTGTTGCACAGTTCTGAGGACTTCTACTTGGAGAAAATCCAAAAACATCATTGA